The following proteins are encoded in a genomic region of Candidatus Brocadiaceae bacterium:
- a CDS encoding HEAT repeat domain-containing protein: MGTATARSRSAHLRFGLLAALAAFLPALLGCPKSDDPAYYIERLGSDNKEVQRRAVEDLLLMQKQAMPKIEKAIRSENPNLRMGCADLLARIRRMDSLTMVGELIDDPDSAVRLRATEAVGKLSQVWKSKAVELLARAFEGSDLPVVNEAGAGLRDMEFEEATEYLLARFEAGEGVQAVYAGRLLYETEGDTKYVRPILDGLVSSRPDLRDAAQANAEALADRIVVPLVQFVRTDPAGGPARTTLEKIGESLRAELDVILDSTTARDVLMALGAIGDEPSVARLTADLCDSRLESTWRVAAARAMALAARGNPSQATAIIRELMQVVDGEQDNRIRIGAAIALCELKQQSGVKLLLDMLDKFEEDIGKAKSDEAVADLTALRIGAQEALAESGEFVAPALTARLEGSPSPTIIWAAAKTFGEIGHADAIPRLGKYLIEPKRPRKDADGRPMPDITIEEDGRLGGQGADPDWTALSAAEIAETHARLEVFEYPDYVRWTAALALGRLGGREAAAFLRQAQEAERSLVERLAANRQRSGYFKRAPVLDEFARGHENVLFYIRRALGGL, from the coding sequence ATGGGAACCGCGACCGCACGCAGCCGTTCCGCCCACCTGAGATTCGGCCTGCTGGCAGCGCTGGCGGCCTTCCTGCCGGCCCTCCTCGGTTGCCCGAAGAGCGACGACCCCGCCTACTACATCGAACGGCTGGGGAGCGACAACAAGGAGGTGCAGCGCCGGGCGGTCGAGGACCTGCTGCTCATGCAGAAGCAGGCCATGCCGAAGATCGAGAAGGCCATCCGGAGCGAGAACCCGAACCTGCGCATGGGCTGTGCCGACCTGCTCGCGCGCATCCGCCGGATGGACAGCCTGACGATGGTCGGCGAGCTGATCGACGACCCGGACTCGGCCGTGCGGCTCCGGGCGACCGAGGCGGTGGGCAAGCTCTCCCAGGTCTGGAAGAGCAAGGCGGTGGAACTGCTCGCGCGCGCCTTTGAGGGCAGCGATCTGCCGGTGGTCAACGAGGCCGGCGCCGGGTTGCGCGACATGGAGTTCGAGGAGGCGACCGAGTACCTCCTGGCAAGGTTCGAGGCCGGCGAGGGCGTCCAGGCCGTCTACGCCGGGCGACTGCTCTATGAGACCGAGGGCGACACGAAGTACGTCCGCCCCATCCTGGACGGACTGGTCTCGAGCCGCCCCGACCTGCGCGATGCCGCTCAGGCCAACGCCGAGGCGCTGGCCGATCGGATCGTCGTGCCGCTGGTGCAGTTCGTGCGCACCGACCCGGCCGGGGGGCCGGCCCGCACGACGCTCGAGAAGATCGGCGAGAGCCTGCGGGCCGAACTGGACGTCATACTGGACAGCACGACGGCCCGGGACGTGCTGATGGCCCTCGGCGCGATCGGCGACGAGCCGAGCGTTGCGCGCCTGACGGCCGACCTGTGCGACTCGCGTCTGGAGAGTACCTGGCGGGTGGCCGCCGCGCGCGCCATGGCGCTGGCCGCACGCGGCAATCCGAGCCAGGCCACGGCGATCATCCGCGAACTGATGCAGGTTGTGGACGGCGAGCAGGACAACCGGATCCGGATCGGTGCCGCCATCGCCCTGTGCGAGCTGAAGCAGCAGAGCGGCGTGAAGCTCCTGCTGGACATGCTGGACAAGTTCGAGGAGGACATCGGCAAGGCCAAGAGCGACGAGGCGGTGGCCGACCTGACGGCGCTCCGCATCGGAGCGCAGGAGGCCCTGGCGGAGTCCGGCGAGTTCGTCGCGCCCGCCCTGACGGCCCGCCTGGAGGGCAGCCCGAGCCCCACGATCATCTGGGCGGCGGCCAAGACGTTCGGGGAGATCGGCCATGCGGACGCCATCCCGCGCCTGGGCAAGTACCTCATCGAGCCGAAACGGCCCAGGAAGGACGCGGACGGCCGTCCGATGCCCGACATCACCATCGAGGAGGACGGCCGGCTGGGCGGCCAGGGGGCCGACCCCGACTGGACCGCCCTGAGCGCCGCCGAGATCGCCGAGACGCACGCCCGACTCGAGGTGTTCGAATACCCGGATTACGTTCGGTGGACAGCGGCCCTGGCCCTGGGGCGCCTCGGCGGCCGCGAGGCCGCCGCCTTCCTGCGGCAGGCGCAGGAGGCCGAGCGCAGCCTGGTCGAACGTCTGGCGGCCAACCGTCAGCGGAGCGGCTACTTCAAGCGGGCGCCCGTCCTGGATGAGTTCGCGCGCGGCCACGAGAACGTCCTGTTCTACATCCGCCGTGCGCTCGGCGGCCTCTGA
- the yidD gene encoding membrane protein insertion efficiency factor YidD — protein sequence MTVLRLIAAAPTRLTLLALRGYQRLVSPLLPSVCRFTPTCSQYMIDAIRKKGLVVGLLKGTLRLLRCNPLFPGGHDPVR from the coding sequence ATGACCGTCCTTAGGCTGATCGCCGCCGCGCCCACGCGCCTGACCCTGCTGGCCCTGCGGGGCTACCAGCGCCTTGTGTCCCCCCTGCTGCCGTCCGTCTGCCGCTTCACGCCCACCTGCAGCCAGTACATGATCGACGCCATCCGCAAGAAGGGCCTGGTCGTGGGGCTGTTGAAGGGCACGCTCCGCCTGCTGCGCTGCAACCCGCTGTTCCCGGGCGGCCACGACCCCGTGCGGTGA
- the rnpA gene encoding ribonuclease P protein component → MPEFGFPRQARLLTEGDFRRVYTGRARRLQEPPLRVCALRRDEGGSRLGLSIGRKVGNSVVRNRWKRAVRQAFRLNRHRLHAPHDLVVSVDWAAGPERVGEVEPALLRIIERLNGGREADDDRP, encoded by the coding sequence ATGCCGGAGTTCGGCTTCCCAAGGCAGGCGCGCCTTCTGACCGAGGGCGACTTCCGGCGCGTCTACACCGGGCGCGCACGGCGTCTGCAGGAACCGCCCCTGCGCGTCTGCGCGCTGCGCCGGGACGAAGGCGGCAGCCGCCTGGGGCTGTCCATCGGGCGCAAGGTCGGCAACTCCGTCGTGCGCAACCGCTGGAAGCGCGCCGTCCGCCAGGCCTTCCGGCTGAACCGCCACCGTCTGCACGCGCCGCACGATCTGGTCGTCTCGGTCGACTGGGCGGCCGGGCCGGAGCGGGTCGGCGAGGTCGAACCGGCGCTCCTGCGGATCATCGAGCGGCTCAACGGAGGGCGGGAGGCCGACGATGACCGTCCTTAG
- a CDS encoding FAD:protein FMN transferase gives MEKAGHRRAVVLAALAGVAALAGILALAAGWTGPRPAAGSNERMHVRTRAGRPGRFETSFQVMGTDARFEVAAPDARAAERLLAPAVAHTRQVEARMSTYRPDSEVSRLNRHGHPGPVPVSEETEAVLLRAADVSRRAGGAFDVTYAPLRTLWRTAAARGVPPTPDQIERVRALVGWEKLRVEPGGARFAVPGMEIDLGGIAKGYAIDRAVEALQAAGAASGLVDIGGDLRTFGTPPASGHWAIRVRRAPDVAEEWVLRVGACAVTTSGDYARWFRVGDRHYSHIIDPRNGRPVGNVPSATVVAPDATLADGLATAISVLGPAEGVRLVDALPGAECMILERRPDGGVEVHMSTGFALLLEGS, from the coding sequence AGGCCGGCCGCCGGCTCGAACGAGCGAATGCACGTGCGCACGCGTGCCGGCCGCCCGGGGCGGTTCGAGACGTCGTTCCAGGTCATGGGCACCGACGCGCGCTTCGAGGTCGCGGCCCCGGACGCCCGGGCCGCCGAACGCCTGCTGGCCCCCGCCGTGGCGCACACGCGGCAGGTCGAGGCCCGGATGAGCACCTACCGCCCCGACAGCGAGGTGAGCCGCCTGAACCGCCACGGCCACCCCGGCCCGGTGCCCGTCTCTGAGGAGACCGAGGCGGTGCTGCTCCGGGCCGCGGACGTGTCCCGCAGGGCCGGCGGCGCCTTCGACGTGACCTACGCGCCCTTGCGCACCCTCTGGCGCACGGCGGCGGCCCGCGGCGTGCCGCCCACACCCGACCAGATCGAGCGGGTGCGTGCTCTCGTCGGCTGGGAGAAGCTCCGCGTCGAGCCGGGCGGCGCACGGTTCGCGGTGCCGGGCATGGAGATCGACCTGGGCGGCATCGCCAAGGGATACGCCATCGACCGGGCGGTGGAGGCGCTCCAGGCGGCCGGCGCGGCAAGCGGCCTGGTGGACATCGGCGGCGACCTGCGCACGTTCGGCACCCCACCCGCGTCGGGACACTGGGCCATCCGGGTGCGGCGCGCGCCGGACGTCGCCGAGGAATGGGTGCTGAGGGTGGGCGCCTGCGCCGTGACGACCAGCGGCGACTACGCACGCTGGTTCCGCGTCGGCGACCGGCACTACTCGCACATCATCGATCCCCGCAACGGCCGCCCGGTGGGCAACGTGCCGAGCGCCACGGTCGTGGCGCCGGACGCGACCCTGGCCGACGGCCTGGCCACGGCCATCAGCGTGCTGGGGCCTGCGGAGGGCGTGCGCCTGGTTGACGCGCTGCCCGGGGCGGAGTGTATGATACTGGAACGTCGGCCGGACGGCGGCGTGGAGGTGCACATGTCGACCGGCTTCGCCCTGCTGCTGGAGGGCTCGTGA